A window of the Lolium perenne isolate Kyuss_39 chromosome 7, Kyuss_2.0, whole genome shotgun sequence genome harbors these coding sequences:
- the LOC127317251 gene encoding amino acid transporter AVT6A-like has protein sequence MTTAAGPATERFPESSSAPLLPTKQLAVPSDEAAAFHEFNGASFPGAVFNLSTTIVGAGIMALPATMKVLGLVPGLVMIVLAAFLTDASIELLMRFSRAVGAPSYGAVMGDAFGWWGRRLLQVCVVVNNVGVMIVYMIIIGDVLSGTSSGGEHHYGVLEGWFGTHWWNGRFFVLLVTTLAVFTPLACFKRVDSLSYTSAVSVALAVVFVVITAGIAIVKLIRGQIPMPKLFPEVPDLASVWELFTAVPVLVTAYVCHYNVHPIHNELKESSQIKPIVHTSLALCSTVYITTSFFGYLLFGESTLSDVLANFDSNLGIPYSSVLNDAVRVSYAVHLMLVFPMIFHALRLNLDGLLFSSARPLSSDNTRFGVMTAVLLLVIFVSANFIPSIWDAFQFTGATAAVCIAFIFPAAITLRDPHSIAKKWDKILAVFMIVLAVTSNVVAVYSDAYSIFHKKSAPSQA, from the exons ATGACGACGGCGGCGGGGCCCGCGACGGAGCGCTTCCCGGAGAGCAGCAGCGCGCCGCTGCTCCCGACGAAGCAGCTCGCCGTTCCGTCCGACGAGGCCGCCGCCTTCCACGAGTTCAACGGCGCCTCCTTCCCCGGCGCGGTGTTCAACCTCTCCACCACCATCGTCGGCGCCGGCATCATGGCGCTGCCGGCGACCATGAAGGTGCTGGGCCTCGTCCCGGGGCTGGTCATGATCGTGCTCGCAGCCTTCCTCACCGACGCCTCCATCGAGCTGCTCATGCGGTTCAGCCGCGCCGTGGGGGCGCCCTCCTACGGGGCCGTCATGGGGGACGCCTTCGGGTGGTGGGGGCGGAGGCTGCTCCAGGTCTGCGTCGTGGTCAACAACGTCGGCGTCATGATCGTCTACATGATTATCATCG GTGATGTGCTTTCTGGAACGTCCTCTGGTGGTGAGCACCACTACGGTGTATTAGAAGGATGGTTTGGGACACACTGGTGGAACGGGCGTTTCTTTGTTCTCCTGGTTACTACCCTCGCTGTGTTTACTCCTCTAGCATGTTTCAAGCGTGTTG ATTCACTGAGCTACACATCCGCCGTATCTGTTGCTTTGGCAGTTGTATTTGTTGTTATCACTGCAGGAATTGCTATTGTGAAACTGATACGCGGACAAATCCCAATGCCTAAATTGTTCCCTGAAGTTCCTGATCTAGCATCTGTCTGGGAACTTTTCACAGCAGTACCAGTGCTTGTCACTGCTTACGTGTGCCATTATAATG TTCACCCAATTCATAATGAGCTCAAGGAGTCTTCCCAGATCAAGCCGATAGTTCACACATCATTGGCTCTGTGCTCGACTGTCTATATCACAACAAGTTTCTTTGGATATCTTCTGTTTGGTGAATCTACGCTCTCTGATGTGCTGGCTAACTTTGACTCAAATCTCGGCATTCCTTACAGTTCAGTTCTTAATGATGCTGTCAGAGTGAGCTATGCTGTCCACCTTATGCTCGTGTTCCCCATGATATTCCACGCACTGCGGCTCAATTTGGATGGGCTTCTCTTTTCCTCTGCAAGGCCCCTATCTTCTGATAACACAAGGTTTGGTGTAATGACAGCAGTGCTCCTCCTCGTGATTTTTGTATCTGCAAACTTCATTCCTAGCATCTGGGATGCATTCCAGTTTACTGGGGCTACTGCTGCTGTTTGCATCGCCTTCATTTTCCCAGCTGCAATCACTTTGAG GGATCCTCACAGCATAGCTAAAAAGTGGGACAAGATactcgccgtcttcatgattgttcttgcAGTCACTTCGAACGTAGTAGCTGTGTACAGTGATGCATACTCGATATTCCATAAGAAAAGTGCCCCCTCCCAAGCCTGA
- the LOC127317252 gene encoding uncharacterized protein: MAGRYEQQYYSKGGSPTSKWRTPMLNPELFKEKEGGEGWVSWGLALVGAGSAKKKPEVPLHADGNPLNWARRYPYDPQHPLQQRLGISSSTGSSAPQQHGQPSAAHQTPTSSGTGFLNQPTMSNKTGKTKMSWKDYKY; the protein is encoded by the exons ATGGCAGGAAGATATGAGCAGCAGTATTATAGCAAGGGAGGTTCTCCAACGTCCAAGTGGCGAACGCCGATGCTAAATCCGGAATTGTTCAAGGAGAAGGAGGGGGGCGAGGGGTGGGTAAGCTGGGGTTTGGCATTGGTGGGAGCTGGATCAGCCAAGAAGAAGCCTGAGGTTCCTCTTCACGCCGACGGCAACCCGTTGAACTGGGCTAGGAGGTACCCTTATGATCCGCAGCACCCGCTCCAGCAGCGCCTCGGCATCAGCAGCAGCACGGGCAGCTCAGCGCCTCAGCAGCACGGGCAGCCCAGCGCTGCTCACCAGACACCCACTTCAAG TGGGACCGGCTTCCTCAATCAGCCGACGATGAGCAACAAGACGGGAAAGACCAAGATGTCGTGGAAAGACTATAAATACTAG